The Acetivibrio saccincola genome window below encodes:
- a CDS encoding glycoside hydrolase family 9 protein: MAKKSLTLFLVLAMVLTLLTPQVLATGAGEGDDSEALVLPEFMYGDLDGDEKVTSIDYSIIMKHILYEERLLPGSWQFKVADVSGDNLVDTIDAALVSRYILEVISKFPAEDKEEDPDEPKVITEKTDTVAGWTLYTLSHTSAEMKASKLTGAEVRIYDTGTSEDDIQLIYEDLFELDKGEYNLSVSLGGSPDFSEKLRSVRVVLEKDDINGEVILDQVVPVTLAETPESVEIPFAVAEDVPAKFSIRLGYFDQDEFIGYHAVKVSNLAIERTGDYQDPSDPGEVVIDPDRFKNRVPNGDFSKGINGWWSNECTLTVEDGVGVVELEGGSVDPWDVMIGYYQVFQLEGGVNYQVSFDIASEIEQNIRFQIVNADEKDAEVFGKTITVPAGSELVTFTFDDFEPIDDFGAKFAFQLGSFGEEGEVYNIYVDNVEIKEIPNIVYADVANGSFTGRTNAWWASDTCVLTADNGYASIEIEGGHENPWDVMMGNWRAFIVEPGRTYTISFDIASDIDKTAIFQIVDPSKPDEENEIYRKVFEIAAGEEFKNVVFDDFEVPEEIDVLLQFQLGGFGEEGETYFVYLDNVEVYYIDYGTGTKKEDPEGNMIRNADFSSGTRNWGLFTMADAEATFKVEDEEAVIHITNTGTEDYSIQFYQDGVKLYEGNKYKLSFRYKGNVDRSVQVRIQENGGFYIGYLEDRIRMSEEWQTYEKEFTMMYEDDTLARFCFNLGVYGEPTEVDEYFYFDDFNLVMTEGTLPEEEKENPIRLNQIGYRPEDNKVAFVISDERTFRLYTEDDQLVFTGNLSLYSKDKDGNPVVDPNSGDITRAADFTSFDYNGNYYVKVRNDVSPVFGIAEDVYDEVTKAVLKMFYYQRSGELEAEYVGELFAREAGHTQKASYYDPDDPVYGDVEIDVHGGWYDAGDFGRYITPASKAVADLLLTAEHFPTTQEIDFGGPEKLLGEIRYELEWMLKMQNPETGGVYHKVTAKDHAPMTILPHEDKSPLYLSPVSAQATGDFAAVMAYAYRMYKDIDEEFANQCLDAAIFAWEWLEENPTVNRYTDPSFFTTGTYNDVSATDERYWAAAELYKTTGDEKYLKYMEDNYLPKPGFGWVEMGSYAHVAILTNPLIEEDTELYQKTKNAFINNAQSILKIWEKDGYKVALDYYVWGSNKDLADRAMMLIFADMIEPDPRYKEAVLDQIHYFLGRNANDISYVTAFGEKSAQNPHHRPSAVLETTVPGMLVGGPNAEIMNEIWDPVSQMVDENTPPARRYADVTGSYATNEICIYWNSPLAYVLGYVYSLNTVAE, from the coding sequence ATGGCCAAAAAAAGCTTGACACTATTTTTGGTACTTGCTATGGTTTTGACTCTTTTGACACCGCAAGTACTGGCGACAGGAGCCGGAGAAGGGGATGACTCAGAAGCTTTAGTACTGCCTGAGTTCATGTACGGTGACTTAGATGGGGATGAAAAAGTTACAAGCATTGACTACTCAATAATTATGAAACACATTTTATATGAAGAAAGATTATTGCCTGGTTCCTGGCAATTTAAAGTTGCAGATGTAAGCGGAGACAATTTAGTTGATACTATTGACGCAGCATTGGTAAGCAGGTATATACTTGAAGTGATAAGTAAGTTTCCTGCTGAAGATAAAGAAGAAGATCCGGATGAGCCAAAAGTTATAACGGAAAAAACCGATACCGTTGCCGGATGGACTTTGTATACTCTGTCCCATACAAGTGCTGAAATGAAAGCTTCAAAACTAACTGGAGCAGAAGTAAGAATTTATGATACAGGAACTTCAGAGGATGACATACAGCTTATATACGAGGATCTTTTTGAACTGGATAAAGGAGAGTACAATTTATCCGTTTCCCTTGGAGGCTCACCTGATTTTTCTGAAAAACTCCGCAGTGTACGCGTTGTTTTAGAAAAAGATGATATAAACGGGGAAGTTATTTTAGATCAGGTGGTACCTGTTACATTAGCTGAAACTCCGGAGTCCGTTGAGATTCCTTTTGCAGTTGCTGAAGACGTACCTGCAAAATTTTCCATACGTTTAGGATATTTTGACCAAGATGAATTTATAGGGTATCATGCTGTAAAAGTAAGTAATCTTGCTATTGAAAGAACAGGAGACTATCAAGACCCAAGTGATCCGGGTGAAGTAGTTATTGATCCAGACCGCTTTAAAAACAGGGTTCCTAACGGTGATTTCTCAAAAGGAATAAACGGCTGGTGGAGCAATGAATGTACCCTTACAGTTGAAGATGGCGTCGGTGTAGTTGAACTTGAAGGCGGTTCAGTGGATCCGTGGGATGTTATGATTGGCTATTATCAGGTATTCCAGCTGGAAGGCGGAGTAAATTACCAGGTTTCATTTGATATAGCAAGTGAGATTGAGCAAAATATAAGGTTCCAGATAGTAAATGCTGACGAAAAAGATGCAGAAGTATTTGGAAAAACTATTACAGTTCCTGCAGGAAGTGAACTTGTTACATTTACATTTGATGACTTTGAACCAATTGATGATTTTGGTGCAAAATTTGCATTCCAACTGGGTTCATTTGGCGAAGAAGGAGAAGTATACAACATCTATGTAGATAATGTTGAAATAAAAGAAATACCGAACATTGTTTATGCAGATGTTGCCAATGGAAGCTTTACAGGAAGGACAAATGCATGGTGGGCTTCTGATACATGTGTTTTAACAGCAGATAACGGTTATGCTTCAATAGAAATTGAAGGCGGTCATGAAAACCCATGGGATGTAATGATGGGTAACTGGCGTGCTTTCATTGTAGAACCTGGAAGAACATATACAATTTCCTTTGATATAGCATCTGATATAGATAAAACAGCAATATTCCAGATTGTTGACCCTTCAAAACCTGATGAGGAAAATGAAATATATAGAAAAGTATTTGAAATAGCTGCAGGCGAAGAATTTAAGAATGTAGTATTTGACGATTTTGAGGTGCCTGAAGAAATTGACGTACTTTTACAATTCCAGCTTGGTGGTTTTGGTGAAGAAGGAGAAACATATTTTGTATACCTTGACAATGTAGAAGTTTACTATATTGACTATGGTACCGGAACAAAGAAAGAAGACCCTGAAGGAAATATGATAAGAAATGCGGACTTTTCATCAGGAACCAGAAATTGGGGACTATTTACAATGGCTGATGCAGAGGCAACATTCAAAGTTGAGGATGAAGAAGCAGTAATACATATTACTAATACAGGTACTGAAGATTATTCAATTCAGTTCTACCAAGACGGTGTAAAACTTTATGAAGGAAATAAGTACAAGCTTTCCTTCAGGTATAAAGGAAATGTGGACCGGAGTGTACAAGTACGTATTCAGGAAAACGGAGGATTCTATATAGGCTACCTTGAAGACAGAATAAGAATGTCTGAAGAATGGCAGACTTATGAAAAAGAGTTTACCATGATGTATGAAGACGATACACTTGCACGCTTCTGCTTCAATTTAGGAGTGTACGGAGAGCCGACTGAAGTTGACGAGTATTTCTACTTTGATGATTTCAACCTTGTTATGACAGAAGGTACCCTTCCGGAAGAGGAAAAGGAAAATCCTATACGCTTAAATCAAATTGGGTACCGTCCGGAAGATAACAAAGTTGCATTTGTAATTTCAGATGAGCGTACATTCAGGCTCTATACAGAAGATGACCAGCTTGTGTTTACCGGAAACCTTTCATTATACAGCAAAGATAAAGACGGTAATCCGGTTGTAGACCCTAATAGCGGTGATATTACACGTGCAGCTGACTTTACTTCTTTTGACTACAACGGAAACTACTACGTGAAAGTAAGAAATGATGTATCACCGGTATTTGGTATAGCTGAGGATGTATATGATGAAGTAACTAAAGCAGTGTTAAAGATGTTCTACTATCAAAGAAGCGGTGAATTGGAAGCAGAATATGTAGGTGAACTGTTTGCACGTGAAGCAGGTCATACTCAAAAAGCTTCCTACTATGATCCGGATGACCCTGTATATGGAGATGTGGAAATAGATGTACACGGCGGATGGTACGATGCGGGTGATTTTGGAAGATATATCACTCCTGCATCAAAAGCGGTTGCAGACTTGTTATTGACTGCAGAACATTTCCCAACTACACAGGAAATTGATTTTGGAGGACCGGAAAAACTACTGGGTGAAATAAGATACGAACTGGAATGGATGCTAAAAATGCAAAATCCTGAAACAGGCGGTGTATACCACAAAGTTACTGCAAAAGACCATGCACCTATGACTATTTTACCTCATGAGGATAAATCACCATTGTATTTGTCACCTGTATCAGCACAGGCAACAGGGGACTTTGCAGCAGTTATGGCATATGCATACAGAATGTACAAAGATATTGATGAAGAATTTGCAAATCAGTGTCTGGATGCAGCAATATTTGCATGGGAATGGCTGGAAGAAAATCCAACTGTAAACAGGTACACTGATCCGTCATTCTTCACAACCGGAACATACAATGATGTCAGTGCGACGGACGAACGCTACTGGGCAGCAGCAGAACTATATAAAACCACCGGAGACGAGAAATATCTGAAATATATGGAAGACAACTATCTTCCAAAACCAGGTTTTGGATGGGTAGAAATGGGCTCTTATGCACATGTGGCAATACTCACTAATCCTTTAATTGAAGAAGACACCGAATTGTATCAAAAAACTAAGAATGCATTTATAAACAATGCACAAAGTATATTAAAAATATGGGAAAAAGACGGATACAAAGTTGCATTAGACTATTATGTATGGGGCAGCAATAAAGATTTAGCTGACCGGGCTATGATGCTGATATTTGCAGATATGATAGAGCCGGATCCAAGATATAAAGAAGCTGTTTTAGACCAGATACATTATTTCCTTGGAAGAAATGCAAACGATATAAGCTATGTAACAGCATTCGGGGAAAAGAGCGCACAAAATCCTCACCACAGACCTTCAGCTGTACTTGAAACCACTGTACCGGGTATGCTTGTAGGTGGTCCTAATGCAGAAATAATGAATGAAATATGGGATCCTGTTTCCCAGATGGTAGATGAAAATACACCACCGGCAAGGCGTTATGCAGACGTAACTGGAAGTTATGCTACCAACGAAATCTGTATTTACTGGAACTCACCACTGGCGTATGTACTAGGATATGTATATTCCTTAAATACAGTAGCTGAATAA